ACCACCTTGCTTGATGGTGACCATTTGGCAATCGGCTTCATAGACGATGTCATCGACTTCCTTCAAGCCGTAAGCATCAGAAACGAGCTCATCCCCAGAAATAACGTCCTTGAACAAAAGCATGGTGGTGATTGCAGATGACAAGATGTTGCATCCATTTTCTCTCTTCCTGTTTTAGTGAAAACCGGTCACGTTGGGGTTAGGGTTTAGTTcacgaagaaaaagttagcTCGCAAGTcattttttagtttttagttttggaaagttattttatattttttagtaaaataatgaattttaGCAAATTCATTGACATATGTATAAAAAAGTGGAAGAATGTATTTGAGGTTGATGCAGGTTTCAAAATTTATGATAGAACGTAGGAATACTCCAAAATCACAATGTATATGCTCAAAGAATATaggaaattcaaaaaatgcCATTTTAAGACAATGCCTTTACTTGCTTCGTAGATGTTGATTAACAATAGGAGAACGTATTTTGACAttattgtttcttttcatgcAAAGCTCGAAGTAATTTTCGTACTTGAACTACAGTACTAAAAAGTCCCAAGGCACCTATTTGCTGTTTGCTAAGTCCAAGCCCACTGCCTATAGACCAGTGAATGCACAAGGGAAGGCTAAGAGCATTCGCAGCTAAGTCCCATTGATCTTGTTTATCGTGAGTACTGCGtacctttttgaataattgATAAATAGTTAGCAGGGTATCGAGTAGCCAGCAGCGGCAAGAGATAAGCGATAATTGATCTTCCCTCGATTTGGACATAGAAATAATTTGCTTGTTTCCCAAAAATGCAAGCCCCTCTGTGAGATAATAGCACACATTGATCGCGGTGCTCAAATGGGATTCTAGCGAATCCCTACGGTCAAAGTTTACGAGAAGCTTGTACAATCCAGGTAGACGTAAAATACACCGGAACTCGTTCAACATGGAAACCAGTTCGCTGTTTGCCTTACCAGCAAGGGGATTTAAACGAGCAACGTTTACTATTAACGCAGCGATTTTATCTATACCCGTAGGATGCTGTAGCATATAGTTCACTGTATCAGTACAAGACATTATGCAAAGGATCAAAAAGtcgatgaaaaaaaagactcCTCCAGGGGAAGATCAGATTGTTCGTGGTAAGATAGTCAACTCTAGTAAATTTGTAACAATGCTAGAAACGATTGTcaggaaaggaaaattcGCGCAAGTAGAAACCGTTTATGTTTTGACTTTGTGGTTCTCCGGTATACTATGGAGGTGTTTAGGGACAAGCAGAGTTGAGATCTCCAACATGAATGATCAACCTCTCAAAAAAGAGCATATGGGAATCATGCGTCTAAGTATTGTGACTGTAACTTACATAGTCTTTAGAGATTTTAGCATTTGATATGAAATGAAGGTATCATCTTATTTTCTACCACCGATACGTTCAGTGCAGCAAGACGTGAAGGCCTTTCTTACGGTCTCGAGTCTTTTGCTacctttaattttttttttattattattaaaaCAATCCCAATAACCACACTGGATGCACTATCTAATATAGTCTTGCTTACCTTCTTATTCCAAGGCCCAGTGTCAATGCAACCTCAAATATTATTCTAGTTGTTTAAACAATAATCGTACTGTCCAGTATATTATCGTATATTGAggtaaacaagaaaacaaaatgatttttctattcaCGAACATGCTATGAAGTAAAATTCGATATATTTATGCTGCTGTTTTATTTCTCATTTAGGATTTGCTAATTTGGTTCCAACTCCCTCAGACAAAATCTTCAGTTAGGAAGGTTTTACTGGCAGAACACTAGTTTCGCCGGGCTGTTACCATACATATATCTCGTAGATATGTAGTAACTAATTTAAAATTCTATATTTTAACGCCAAAAGCAATAACTGTTGTATTGCTTACTTTATCAGATTATACTAAGTAGTTTCCCTTTTGACAGAACAATGAAATGttcaaaacaagaacaaattAAAGAGGTCGTAATGCTGCCATGGCCTAAGCGAAACTTACAAGAATGTTTTTGGTAAAGCCTACCCCAGGTACAAATCATGGTTTGGTCCTGTTCCGGACTTTTTAGCAAAGGGAACCCGCGGCGAAATAGATATCGAGGAATTGTATGAATGGATAGACAGTATGGAAAGAGAGACGACCATAAAGGTGATGTTATTCCTCTTTCATCCCGATCATTTTAGCTATGAACTTTTAAATCTCACAGAAGCTAGTACTGCAGCGAGTAATTTGGGTCGACGTAGTAAGGCCtaaaagcaaatgaaaagtCACTCTTCGAAGGCTCAGTCTTCAAGAGATGTATTCGGAAACcctataaaaaaaggtgGACGTACCAACGATTACCGAAAATCGAAACCAAACGCCAAATCCAATAGAAGACTAGTCACGGGGAAACAGTAACAATCATGACGAATCTACCTTTATGCGCACATTTATGGAGGTACAGATCTCAAGGTTCTCTCAGATTCCCTCAGGAATAAGATTCACCTTCGGTGAATATTGAAGTAGCAAACTTGGAGGCTAGAGCTTTGATATTTACAGGCTCCGATGCATCTATCCTGAGCGaggattttgcaaaataGGTTACGACAAAATTGGACAGAGAATATCGAAGATGTGTGGACTTACAAAAGGTCGCTTTAAACGTGAAAGGAAAGTTAACGTTGCCAATAAAAGTTGACGATcagaaaaatgaagaaaccCTTATTATTATTCCATCTCTCATGTGTCAAGCGGTTTTAGGCTCATCTCTTATATCACATGCTGAAAATATACAAAGATGCCTTGAATGGCGCCGCAGACGCCTAAAGCATATAGTTGAGTTGACATAAAAAGTCCCTGGTTATACACCAAAACTAAGGCGTTATTACCCATCAGGAATTTTTGTCACCACTATATTTATTCGCTGTATAATAAAGTGACCGAGTAGTTTGGTAAGATTATACAGATTACTATACAATGCTTTATTACTATAGCATCGAATATGTACATAACCAAATAATACTATATTAccaaatgtaaacaaaggcaTGGGAAATGCAACTCTGGAGTAAAATTTAGTTTCATCGTATAAAGGATTCATTCAAAATAGTTTTGATGAGAAAATACGACTGATTGATTCACAAAAGGAtatagatttttttcttttataatcAGAATCTTCAGAATGCAGTGAGTTGACTACTTTGCTAAGTGATCACTATGTCTATCTTCGATTTGCTAAACAGATTCCCGTGCTGTTACTAACATCCTGATACACAGTACAACAATGTTCCATTCAAGAATTTTGCTAGAATGGTAACGCtcgactttttttttttctcatagCAAGTGAAATTTCAGTTCTTAACGCTTATCATCATTTTTATCACTATTATATAATACAATCTAACATTCGAAGAATCGGGACTGGAGCGGAAGCACCGTGGTATACCCAGACATGGTGGAGAGAGTATGGATAGGGTCGGATTTTTAAAGCCTCTCCAAGTATCCTTTAGCAAATACCCTTGCTGGGCTTTGTCCACGTAGCAAGTGAAATTTCCTTTGGCAATTGGTTATTATCACTATACAATAAGTCAAAAAAGACTTCTTAAAGGAAATTTTAATCTTGTATTGACGTTCTAAATCATCGCTTGGCTTGACAGGATTTCATACTTTCATTTACTTGCTTCGAAAAGTAAACagactttgcttttttattttattctataaagaaaaacatttcatttcattgttATTATCTAGTTTattctctttcatttccTGTTGACTAAAAGGTATGTGAGAatggtttttcttctctatTGTGAGGGGTAAATAATCGCTCGATTATGTATCCTTtacatttttctttcgcaACAGCATTTAACCTCTTTCTAGGATTAGTATTTcctttattcaaaaaaaggagaaaagagaagaagaaaaccGATTGCATTTGCATTCGCATAACCCTGCATATCTAATCgatcttttatttttttttatttttgctcCATTTCGTTATTTGTTTGGTAATTGATTTCCTGTTTATTTtcgttaaaaaaaaaattctgttattttgtttcattaTTTCGGTAACGGACATCGACGATTTTATTATTGAtgccttcttttcttcgtcGTTCTAATGTATCTTTAAGTTCAGCTGATCGACCCCTTGAGTTAGACGTCCAGATGGAATCACCTCCTTTGATTATGTATGGAGCTCCCGACGTTTCCTCTGGCGCATTAGCAACAggtcttttgaagatgaCGGTGTTTGAACCTTCTGTTCAAACCAATTCTGTCAACTTAAAGTTCATGCGCATAATTTCTACAAAACATCCAGTCCGCGAAAGCTGTCCCAACTGTCGTAATACAGTGGATGTTCTTGAAAACTGGGACCTTTCGTCAACGACATTGTCGTTTGTTCATGGTACACACACCTGGCCATTTAGTTTTATTGTTCCGGGGCATTTCCCTCAAACAACAGAATCTCCGTTTGTGAATATCCGATACTTACTTTTGGCTACGGTAACCAGCGATGTTTCAACCAATACCAATGTAAAGCTTGAGCACTCGCTAAGTATAAGGCGGTCAATCATCTTAAACACCGACAAGGTTGCTCAACGCCTTTTCCCTCCTACTTCGCTGGTTGCGTTGTTGGAGATGCCTCCTGTGATCCACGCCTTGAGCTGCATTCCGATTCAATTTCAGCTTACAGGATGCAAACCTCAAAACACAAGATTTTCATGGCGGTTGTCAAAAGTATCTTGGAGGATAGAAGAGCAAATTAAAGCCCATATAAGCCCGTGCACAGAACATGAAGGAAGTCGGAAACCACACGAATTTCGAGAAACAAGACTGTTGGGAAATGATGAGCATAGGCATGGCTGGAAAATTGACGGTGATCGTATATTGTTTGATATTACCGTCAGCACATCACTCTTATCGAAACCGATATGCGATGTTACCTTAGAAGGCCAATATAGTATTTCTATAGCTCATCAATTGATTTTCGAAACAATTGTCGTggaagaaatcaattcTCAACCAGTCAATTCAAATGCTCGCATCCTGAGGATGAAAGTCAACCTACCTCTTACTGAAAGAGGTGGTCTCGGCGTGAGCTGGGATGAAGAATGCCCTCCGATGTTTACCAGTGTTGGACCAGGTCCTCCCCCTTATGAGTATGCTCTACAATTACCTTCTGTGTAGATGCTTGTTAACCTTTACCTGTAATTTCTAAGTCACATCCCATGTAATTTCTCTATTTTTAGTTTATGTTTctttgatgtttttttattttggttttttatttcgttttcttcatgaatCCTTGTGCTTTTACGATACCCGAAGAGAGGGATCTCTTGGGTTTTACTTATGTTTGTACgatatataaaatttggTTAGGGGAGAATTATTTAATGCTAATTTAGGTACCTTTTATATACTTAATTCCAATTTTACTTATTGCAACATAAATGATTGTTAAGATGCTATTATTGTGTGCTCAAGTGTTCATCTCTTTTTGCTGTGCATTTGCTCATGAATCACaaattttgcaaatatATCAGCTTGTCGGATGGGCTCTGGGATTTTGCTTTCAACACCACTGGTTCGGAAAGCCAGCTGGATTGCGATATCTAAAGTTAGTTGATTTCCTATGCTTACATATATAGGCCGTTTGGATTCCCTTCTTGTCCATACGGCAGCACCCAAGACATTAGATGGTTCCCTTAAAGAATGTAAGAGCAAAGGGGGTCTGCTGGGATTTGTCAAAATGTAATTTGAAAGATGTTGTCTATGGTCGTCTAAAGATTCATTCAGTCCAAAGCAATGAAAGTAATTTTTCGCTACGCCCATAGTAGGTGAATTAACTAAAACACCTAGATGGCATGCCAAGCCGAATTCTGATTGATCCATTAGCTTTTCTATCATTTGCTTCTTACCATACGTACGTATTGGATGCAAGATACCATTCCCGTCAACCATAATAAGGTCAAAGGAATACTTAGAGGGAATCCTTTCTAGTAGAGGTAAATACCATTCAATCTCACGAAACGATAGGAATCCAGGGACATAATCTTCTTTGAGGCTATCAATTTCTAAATAATCTTTATATATGATCTGTGCATCGTGAACATCATAAAGAACAAGGGCCGAAACGGCCTTGGGGCTTGCCTTGTCAAAAGATATATCTAATCCGACTACGTATCTTATAGAGTCAACATTTTGGAGTTTTGATTCGTATACAATTTTCTGCTTTAGCAccaattgattttttcgCCAACATTCGACTTTTCCTTCCAGACGAGAATTTATTGTCGTGTCCTTTGATTCCGCTCCGTTCATCACTGAATATGATTGAAGAAAACTTGATTTCAGTGATTTTCTTATACTCAAATCAATTGCATTTCAACATAATCTTCAATCAAAAATCGTGCGTAATGAAAGAGCCTTTTATGCAGGGACCCCACGGATGCAAAAACTATTCGTTGCATGGGtgaagaaaagctttctgCAATTCCCAAATGCCTTTATAGAATtataatttcaaaaacaacaaaacaaataattaCGAATTTATTTATCATTTTATGGCATCAGTATTTATCATCTTATATATTACTCCAACCATCACTTCTGCATCTTGGAAATTGCTTTACgccaaaacgaaaatttgtttttctcatttGCTTAATACAAAATGCCTACCAGACAAGATGTTATCAATTTTGCTGCCGGACCAGCAGGCATGGCTACGGATGTTGTAGAAGAGTATGCCAAGGACTTTGTGAACTTTCAAAACCTTGGTATGGGTGTAGGAGAAATCTCCCATCGTAGCAAGGAAGGAACTGGTATCGTAAACCGTACCGAGCAGAGTCTTCGTAGAATGTACGGACTTCCTGATAACTTCCATATTCTCTTCATGCAAGGAGGTGGTACTGAACAATTTGCTGCCGTCTTGTATAATGTGTATGCGCATCACGCACTTTACAATCCCAATGCCAAGGAGTTAGTGGCCAATTACATCGTCACTGGTTCATGGAGTAAAAAAGCGTTGAATGAAGCTCAACGTCTTGGATTTCCCTGTCACGTAGCAGCTGACACGAAAGAATTGACTGGAAAATACGGTTGTTTGCCAAAAGACTCTGACCTTAACTATACTCGCGCCGGCGAAACCTCTTTGGTTTACTGGTGTGATAATGAGACCATCCATGGTGTAGAGTATAATGAACCTCCAGCAAATATCCCCAAGGGCGCTGTTCGTGTTTGTGATGCTTCTTCGAACTTTATTTCTCGAAGAATCGACTTTACTAAGCACGATATCCTATTTGCTGGTGCCCAAAAGAACGCAGGCCCTGCCGGTATCACAATGGTTTTTGTCAGAGATTCAATTCTGGAGCGTGCCTTGGTCCCAGACCTTCATAAAATGGGCATCCCTGTTTCTACTACTATGGCCGACTACAAACTTATGGCTGATAGCAACAGTCTTTACAACACCCTTCCAATTCCTACGCTCCATGCCATCAACTTGGGACTTCAATACATGGAGGGAAAGGGAGGATTACCCTTCTTGGAAGAGGCTTCTTATAAAAAATCTGAAATGGTTTACCAAGTTTTGGACAAGTACCCTATCTATGAAAACTTTGTCGATACTTGTGCTCGCAGTCGTATGAATGTTACGTTCAGAGTCATAAGTCAGGATCTTGAAAATAAGTTGCTCGTAGGAGCTGAGAAACTGCATATGATGCAATTGAAAGGCCATCGCAGTATCGGCGGTGTTCGTGTTTCCTTGTATAACGCCATTACTGTTGAGGAAACAGAACAGTTAGTCAAATACCTTGAATCATTTGGTGCTGAGCATTCAAAGTgaatttcaatttattgaaatCATATTCGAGTGTTCCATGTCGTACGTTAGTCttcaatcaaaaagaacttaTAATAGTGATTtattaaaggaaaagtcCCTTCTCCCAATgcataaaaattaaaatcaGTACAGACAAAAAAAGTTCCTACATACAGAATGGGCAGTATAAATAATTGACTAAGACAACTGAAACAATATTAGTAtttaaatagaaatagTAAGATGgaaatatttattaaagtTTGACTAAATCCTCCTCATATTGTACTTTTCACTTCCTCTTGAgcacaaacaaaagctgCCTGATGGGTAAAAATACGTTGATCGCGATTCGCGTACCCAACCTACAAACCATTTCAAAGTATTTGTCTACTGTAACAAAGATCGTTGAACGGTTGAGTGAGGATCGCAATAATAGACTATACATTTGGGTTTGCAGTCCTGAATTAAACGAAGAAAGGAATGAGCGTATTTTTTCCAGTCTCACAAAAGCTCTGAGTGAACTATACCTCTGTTCAATTACTACTAAAGATCCTACCATTTTTAATGTCGTTCCTACAGTTGTTTTATTCGAAGACTGGTCTGGATATTCTATTAATGAACTTTCGAATCTGTGTGACACCACTTATTGCACGAAAAATTATGATGGTAAAGTCTTAATATTAATTTTCACTTACATCTAACTGCTGCTGTAgattcaatttcaaaatctaGTACTGAAGTGATCCATATCGAAGCTGATGAGCTCGAACAAAGTAAGCTCGAACGTAGTTTTGAAGAGAGCGAGAATCAGGATAAGAAAATTACCAACCGAATTTCAGCTGGTacgtttttttttttttttttcgttggCAATGAATACTAATCAAGGTTATGTCAGTCGGTGGGACGTTCGACCATCTACACGTTGGTCATAAAGTTTTACTTACATTATCTGCATGGATTggaatagaaaaagtatACGTTGGGATTTCTGGTACGTTCGCTATTATAGTACTAGTGCATAGGAGCTTACTCTTTTAGGGAATGAATTACTCTTAAACAAAGTCGAGAGGGCATACTTAGAAAATATAGAAGTGAGGAAAAATTCTGTCTATGATTTCCTTCATTctataaagaaaactatcCAATCGAGCATAGTAATTATCAATGATCCTTTCGGGCCTACTATTACTACTGGAGAGATTGACAGTTTGCTCGTTTCCCAAGAAACCATTAAAGGTGCGGATTCCGTACAAGTGGAGCGAATAAAAAGAGGATTGCCTGAGCTGGATATATATTGCATCGACCTTCTTCACTTCGCACATGCTACAATGCCAGAAAATTGTAATCCAGTAAAACTTAGTTCAACGGCCATTAGAAAAGAACTAGCtaagaaaaacttttaagAACAATACACCTCTCTGATTCCTTATCTCTTTTGATTTATGTGAActatttttacttttgttgaagTTTGAGCATACACCTACACATAACACACACTTATTGCTTTACACCAGTGTATTTATTTCACCACAAATATGATTCATGGATTCTCATAAACATAAGCAAgtgtcaaaaaataaaaaagaacaaaattATTCCAGTAATGATGActccaaaattaaaagatatATTCTGCTTACCTATTATGTTCGTTTTTTTACGATGTATACTGAATTAGCCAGTTCTAACCAAATATAGTTAATTATTTTACTGGGAGTTCCAATATGGTGGAAAACCACTACGTACTATCGGGCTTCTATGCCTTTTCATGAGATGGAAAATGCCAGATATAAGCTGGAATCCAATCTACAATTCACTCCGACGTTTAGAATTGTAGATGACCCAGCTGGAAGAATAACGTATCTTTCTGACAAGCTAATGAATGAAGAGCCCCAGTATTCGTTTTATGAAATTCAATTTACAAGGTCCGAAGCGGCTGACTATTTAATCTGCTTAACGAAGTCTTCTAAAAATTCCTGGTATTGGAAAGGGAGGAGTCTACACTTAGACTACAAGGAGGATTTTTCAGACAATGAAGTTGCCATAATGTTAGTAAATCGCCTATATGCGGTTTTCAGTCCAGAAATCATGGACATATCTGCGAAATATTCCCGGCTGACATCGAAAAACATTCCTGCCACAGTGTACAATAAGCGgtcaattcaattttcaCCTCAGTACCGTATTCTGTTAAGTTTATTCTTGGGTGAAGGATCCCATGAACTTAATGGTTGGGAAATTGAGAGTGCCATTGCCAAATTTTTACAGCCTTTAACTCAACAGCTTTCTCAAATTATGAACTTGACCGTAGAGTCTCAGGTACAATACTTTGTGGACGACCCACCAGTCACCTCTAAGGAAGGAGAATATCGAACGGCATTTTCTGATTTCCCTAAATTTGTTAATAATCTTGAAAAGTATCTCACTATTAATCCGAATGTACGAGAGCCTACTCTAcattttttgttgtatGTGCCTTCCAAAGAGATACAGCCATTGAAATTGGAAGATCAACATGGTAAAGAAGTTGCAACGAATTCGATGCTTTTACCTCAATGGGGTTCGATTATTATCACAaatacaaacaaatcttcttctaattATCTGAGGGATATCGACATGAAGTTTCAGTTTCGTACTATATCAAGAGATCTTCTTTTACTATTAGGTGTAGATGATTATTCATCTTTCAGTCTAAACCCGGTAATAATGGAAAGAATGCTAAGGCAAAGGATAGCTGAAAGCCTAGTTGCAACGACCGATACACTCCTGAATCTTTCAAAGCTCATTAAGTCAATTGAAAACATGGCTGTCCCTAAAGAAATACAGTCATACGCGAAAGACGCTTTGAAGTCATTGGACCTCGCATACGATACCCTTTCAGAGCGGAAATTAAGTGAAACTCTTTCGCATAGCACGaattcctttgaaaaggCACAAAAAGCTCTATTTCATCCAAGTATGGTGACCACTGTATATTTTCCTGATGAATCAAAGTACGGAATCTATGCGCCCTTATTTGCACCTATCATGATCCCTTTGTTATTGTcattcatcaaaacaattCGTAATGCAGTAAAATCGATGCCGATTTCTCTTCGAAgacaaaagacaaaagacaaaagaaattagcTAAAAGAAACTACTAAATAATAATCATCATATTTGATAAATTTCGTTTGGTATTGAGAATCATAGTTAAAGCTAGATGATAATGACAAACGGAAAATCGGTATAATCTAAGGAAGAACGCATAAAGAAtactaaaaataaaacatatCTAAgggaaacaaaataaaaagaaagtaaaaaaaaattgagacTGAACAAGTATTAGAGCAACAATCCATAGGCGGAGAGTAGAAAAAGTACTGAAAATCTTCAAGTCAAATAACCgataaagcaatttttaAGTATTGCTTCCTCGTTTACCCAAGCGTGATTCATCACTAGGAAATAAGCGTTAGCTGAAACACGTtaaaaacttcattttcttaCTAAAGACCTGAGTAGCATCTATGCCAgaattatttataatttttttaacaCCAGCAGGATGATAATTAAGGTAAGGAGTCACATTATaaacttttcctttaatCGAAATCCAGCAATCCTCCTCGGTACAATGCTTTTTAAGCTCATCTTTAGAAACCTTCATCGGCCTGTCCACCGTCTAGTAAAATGTTAGATCGCTAGAATAAATTGAATTATAATTTGAATCCATAATGATGGGCAGCTGAATGGGATGCGATAATACCATTCCCATATATTCTGATGTAAAAACACTCCAACAACTAATGAACCATTACAGACAAACTATTGTTACATACGGATAAATTTTCACCACTCGATACTTTTCTAGCCCAATCTAGTTGAGAATATCCCGGCGCAACAGAGTATTTCCCTCTTTTTGGCACTGGCTTTTTGGATTCACCATCAACTTTTCCAGAACTGTCTCCTCCAATACCAAGGTTCTTGAAAAGCGCGACCATTTATCCTGATATTAACGAATTCGGTCAAACTGAATGTAAAGAACAAAGGATACTTTATAGATAGATTTTAGTAAAGGGAAAAGTCAAAATTTCACTGGCATTGGTAAAGAAATTTGACTTTTCAGGTGGACTATATCGCTTAAGCGAAATGCTTAAATATCGCTTAGCATGAGCTTGAAATTAGAAAAGTGACGTTGAAgtatttttgtaaacaaatgctCTTGGCtagaaataagaaagatATAACTAATAAATGAGTTAGCATTAGTTTGGTAAGCTTGCTTGATTTGACTAAAGGCTTTTGGCGACGGTTTTcccaaaagaagaaacgcaaaatatcaaaaaatttatgtACCCAAGAGCAATCATTGAAGGCGAATTATTTTCTGGAGAACAACcattgaaagaatttgcACGTCGTATCTATTGctaaaaatagaagaatcGGTCATGAAACGTTTACTTTACCCCAAGCAATCAGATCTGGGCTAATCAAGAAAGTGGTAATAACTAAGGATATTTAATTCTacatttcatttattttttataccGCTTATAAATTCGTAAAATAAGTAGATGAAGGCGCATGAATCCAAGTTGTGCACTGAACATTCTTCATATTAGGGTACCTACCTTTAGCCATATACGCACTGTAGGGTCTGACTATCAATTATACACTCTATTCTTTGTATATTatattctttattctttgaagaaataatcattttctttttgtctcTGCGCTTGAAAGACTTGTAAAATTATTTCTCGTTGGAAACTTGCTTTTCCACCTCGTGCGGTTAATAGTTGAAGAGAAAATAACtagtaaaaaaattgaaggaCTCTTTCGCGTAAAGCTATCAAGCGTTTCAACTCCTAGACCCAAAACGTCTCAAACAAGTACTACTGACTTTGAAACCCAAACCGTTTCGGCCAGCGTATTTGAAACCTTTTTTATACGGGGACGATATTAAAAATGGCTGTTGATACAGAATACTACGAAATTTTGGGAGTATCTCCGGACGTCTCAAGCCTAGAGATTAAGAAGGCTTACAGGAAATTGGCGGTCAAGTATCACCCCGACAAGAATCCAGAGGACCCTCAGGGTGCTAGCGAGAGGTTTCAGAAAATCAGCGAGGCATATCAAGTTTTAGGAGACGAACAGCTTCGGTCTCGATACGACTTGcatggaaaagaaaaggccGTTCCAGAGCAAGGTTTTACTGACGCTTATGACTTCTTTGCTAATCTTTTTGGAGGCGCCCCTTTCCGTGAATGGGTAGGAGAGCTTTCCTTTGTCAGGGAAATGTTCCGAGAGGAAGAAGCCATGCAAGATGAGATGACTCAAATGAACAAGCAGcagcttcttcttgattCAGGAGAAGCAACCCCTACAATAAAACAACAATTTAatgagagaaaaaagaatgccCAAATCCGCGAACGAGAGGCAGCTGCACAGCGGGAACAACAGATGCTCGAAGATAGGAAGAAACGGATTTCTGAAGTCACaaaaaatcttcaaaatcgtGTAGATGGTTGGATTGAAAAGAGTTCTACTGAGGAAGGATTGCGGGTGGTTCGTGAGCAATATAGCAAAGAGGTAGAAACACTACGAATTGAGTCATTTGGTGTTGAAATCCTACAAGCCATGGGCGATGTTTATACCCAAAAAGCGCGAAACATAATCAAATCAAGCAAATTTG
The nucleotide sequence above comes from Schizosaccharomyces osmophilus chromosome 3, complete sequence. Encoded proteins:
- a CDS encoding peroxisomal protein Pex11-like protein codes for the protein MSCTDTVNYMLQHPTGIDKIAALIVNVARLNPLAGKANSELVSMLNEFRCILRLPGLYKLLVNFDRRDSLESHLSTAINVCYYLTEGLAFLGNKQIISMSKSREDQLSLISCRCWLLDTLLTIYQLFKKVRSTHDKQDQWDLAANALSLPLCIHWSIGSGLGLSKQQIGALGLFSTVVQVRKLLRALHEKKQ
- the any2 gene encoding arrestin-related substrate adaptor Any2, whose amino-acid sequence is MPSFLRRSNVSLSSADRPLELDVQMESPPLIMYGAPDVSSGALATGLLKMTVFEPSVQTNSVNLKFMRIISTKHPVRESCPNCRNTVDVLENWDLSSTTLSFVHGTHTWPFSFIVPGHFPQTTESPFVNIRYLLLATVTSDVSTNTNVKLEHSLSIRRSIILNTDKVAQRLFPPTSLVALLEMPPVIHALSCIPIQFQLTGCKPQNTRFSWRLSKVSWRIEEQIKAHISPCTEHEGSRKPHEFRETRLLGNDEHRHGWKIDGDRILFDITVSTSLLSKPICDVTLEGQYSISIAHQLIFETIVVEEINSQPVNSNARILRMKVNLPLTERGGLGVSWDEECPPMFTSVGPGPPPYEYALQLPSV
- a CDS encoding inosine-containing RNA endoribonuclease — its product is MNGAESKDTTINSRLEGKVECWRKNQLVLKQKIVYESKLQNVDSIRYVVGLDISFDKASPKAVSALVLYDVHDAQIIYKDYLEIDSLKEDYVPGFLSFREIEWYLPLLERIPSKYSFDLIMVDGNGILHPIQFGLACHLGVLVNSPTMGVAKNYFHCFGLNESLDDHRQHLSNYILTNPSRPPLLLHSLREPSNVLGAAVWTRRESKRPIYVSIGNQLTLDIAIQLAFRTSGVESKIPEPIRQADIFAKFVIHEQMHSKKR
- the ser1 gene encoding phosphoserine aminotransferase, whose product is MPTRQDVINFAAGPAGMATDVVEEYAKDFVNFQNLGMGVGEISHRSKEGTGIVNRTEQSLRRMYGLPDNFHILFMQGGGTEQFAAVLYNVYAHHALYNPNAKELVANYIVTGSWSKKALNEAQRLGFPCHVAADTKELTGKYGCLPKDSDLNYTRAGETSLVYWCDNETIHGVEYNEPPANIPKGAVRVCDASSNFISRRIDFTKHDILFAGAQKNAGPAGITMVFVRDSILERALVPDLHKMGIPVSTTMADYKLMADSNSLYNTLPIPTLHAINLGLQYMEGKGGLPFLEEASYKKSEMVYQVLDKYPIYENFVDTCARSRMNVTFRVISQDLENKLLVGAEKLHMMQLKGHRSIGGVRVSLYNAITVEETEQLVKYLESFGAEHSK
- the cab4 gene encoding cytidylyltransferase; protein product: MGKNTLIAIRVPNLQTISKYLSTVTKIVERLSEDRNNRLYIWVCSPELNEERNERIFSSLTKALSELYLCSITTKDPTIFNVVPTVVLFEDWSGYSINELSNLCDTTYCTKNYDDSISKSSTEVIHIEADELEQSKLERSFEESENQDKKITNRISAVGGTFDHLHVGHKVLLTLSAWIGIEKVYVGISGNELLLNKVERAYLENIEVRKNSVYDFLHSIKKTIQSSIVIINDPFGPTITTGEIDSLLVSQETIKGADSVQVERIKRGLPELDIYCIDLLHFAHATMPENCNPVKLSSTAIRKELAKKNF
- the gpi17 gene encoding pig-S, whose protein sequence is MDSHKHKQVSKNKKEQNYSSNDDSKIKRYILLTYYLIILLGVPIWWKTTTYYRASMPFHEMENARYKLESNLQFTPTFRIVDDPAGRITYLSDKLMNEEPQYSFYEIQFTRSEAADYLICLTKSSKNSWYWKGRSLHLDYKEDFSDNEVAIMLVNRLYAVFSPEIMDISAKYSRLTSKNIPATVYNKRSIQFSPQYRILLSLFLGEGSHELNGWEIESAIAKFLQPLTQQLSQIMNLTVESQVQYFVDDPPVTSKEGEYRTAFSDFPKFVNNLEKYLTINPNVREPTLHFLLYVPSKEIQPLKLEDQHGKEVATNSMLLPQWGSIIITNTNKSSSNYLRDIDMKFQFRTISRDLLLLLGVDDYSSFSLNPVIMERMLRQRIAESLVATTDTLLNLSKLIKSIENMAVPKEIQSYAKDALKSLDLAYDTLSERKLSETLSHSTNSFEKAQKALFHPSMVTTVYFPDESKYGIYAPLFAPIMIPLLLSFIKTIRNAVKSMPISLRRQKTKDKRN